The sequence below is a genomic window from Sphingomonas crusticola.
TTGCCGATCTGCAGGCGATGCTGGCCTGGGCGGCGGAGAATGCGGCCGATCTATCCGCGCATTATGGCAACGTCACCCGCGCCACGGTCGGCACGATCCAGCGGCAATTGCTGCAGCTCGAGGCGCAGGGCGGCGACAATTTCTTCGGTGAGCCCGCGCTCGACATTCACGACATGCTGATCGTCGGCGAAGACGGGAAGGGTATCGTCAACATACTCGCCGCCGACAAGTTGATGGCCGCGCCCAAGCTCTATGCCACCTTCCTGCTGTGGCTGCTGAGCGAGTTGTTCGAGACGCTGCCCGAGGTCGGCGATCCCGATAAACCCAAGCTCGTCTTCTTCTTCGACGAGGCGCACCTGCTGTTCGACGACGCGGCCCCGGCATTGCTCGACAAGATCGAGCAGGTCGTGCGCTTGATCCGCTCGAAGGGTGTCGGCGTCTATTTCATCACGCAGAACCCGATCGATGTTCCCGACGATGTCGCCGGCCAGCTTGGCAATCGCATCCAGCACAAGTTGAACGCCTTTACCCCGCGCGAGCAGAAAGCGGTCCAGTCGGCCGCGACGACGTTCCGGGCGAGCCCGGGCGTGGACGTCGCGACCGCGATCACCGAGCTGAAGGTCGGCGAGGCATTGGTGTCGCTGCTGCAGGCGGACGGCGCGCCGAGCCCGGTGGCGCGCACGCTGATCCGGCCGCCCTTCTCCCGCGCCGGGCCGCTGACCGACAAGGAGCGCGCGATCATCGTCTCGACCTCGCCGCTGGCGGGCAAATATGACACGCTCATCAACCGCGAAAGCGCGGCGGAAATGCTTGCGGCCAAGGCTGGCGACGCCAGGGCGGCGGCAGCGCAGGCGCAGGCGCAGGCCGTAGCGGCCAAGGCGCAGGCGGAGCAGGCCAAGGCCGCCGCCGCACAGGCCCGGCTAGATGCCCAGGAGCAGGCGCGGCGCGACCGCGAAGCAGCCCGTACCGCGCAGCTACAGGCGCAGGCGGAAGCGCGTGCCGAGGCGGCGGCAGCACGGGAGGCAGCCAAGCCGACGCTGACCGACAAGATGCTTCAATCGGCGGCGCGGTCGGTCGCGTCGTCCGTCGGGCGGCAAGTCGCGGGCCAGCTCGGCGGCCAGTTGCTGCGCGGCTTGCTGGGCGGACTGTTCAAGGGGCGGTGACGCGGCTCTTGCCCCCCGAAATTAAAAAAACACCAGAAACGAACTTGATGATTGTGCTTGACGAGCCGCGTTTCACGTGGAACATTTAGCGAACATATAGTGCCGGGCGCCGGCGGGCGCAACATGGAAAAGGGCTTTACGCGCCATGCTGGACATTTTTTTCGGGCTATGGCTTGGGTTGAATCATCCCGTGATTTTGCATCCCGGGCCGATTAGAACCGGCTTATGGCCACGACTCTAGACCGACCCGCCGTCCCGACCGTCTCACTCGCGCAGGAGGCGGACGACCCCGAAGGTTTCGCCCAGGCGCTCGGCGGATCGTTTGAGCGGTACGGCTTCGCGATCGTCTCGGACCAT
It includes:
- a CDS encoding helicase HerA-like domain-containing protein; the protein is MADGSIFVGATAGGEREELNLKRANRHGLIAGATGTGKTVTLQGIAEGFSRAGVPVFVADVKGDLSGLAMPGSAMAPTHAAFAQRAADIGMTDWAYADNPVIFWDLFGRQGHPIRTTISEMGPLLLARLMDLNEVQEGVLQLVFKAADEQGMLLLDLADLQAMLAWAAENAADLSAHYGNVTRATVGTIQRQLLQLEAQGGDNFFGEPALDIHDMLIVGEDGKGIVNILAADKLMAAPKLYATFLLWLLSELFETLPEVGDPDKPKLVFFFDEAHLLFDDAAPALLDKIEQVVRLIRSKGVGVYFITQNPIDVPDDVAGQLGNRIQHKLNAFTPREQKAVQSAATTFRASPGVDVATAITELKVGEALVSLLQADGAPSPVARTLIRPPFSRAGPLTDKERAIIVSTSPLAGKYDTLINRESAAEMLAAKAGDARAAAAQAQAQAVAAKAQAEQAKAAAAQARLDAQEQARRDREAARTAQLQAQAEARAEAAAAREAAKPTLTDKMLQSAARSVASSVGRQVAGQLGGQLLRGLLGGLFKGR